From a single Coturnix japonica isolate 7356 chromosome 18, Coturnix japonica 2.1, whole genome shotgun sequence genomic region:
- the TEKT3 gene encoding tektin-3, which translates to MELVGSPLSAVHSHVRPAPTNLLPAISTMASSYKNRFPYYPLSQPLSLPWLPNSYYRTATNHPMLAPFSSGSHGLPPSKMLPFVSNRTSLFTRYTPDDWYRSNLTNYRESETSRNNSENLRVDTSRLIHDKYQQTKKTQMESTKNLGERVNDIEFWKSELCHELDEMIGETNALTDMKKRLERALAETEAPLQVAQECLLHREKRMGIDLVHDNVEKQLFKEVDVIRSCQERMQRYLDRARAQLASNRAAQHEVEKDLADKQTARRIDGKCHHLRNTSDGISYFRGVERVDATISVPESWAKFTDDNILRSQSERAASAKLREDIENLLVVSANEMWNQFNAVNVAFTNRIAETTDAKNKIQTHLAKTLQEIFQTEMSIENIRKAIRDKVPPLKVAQTRLDERTRRPNVELCRDSTQLRLVNEVHELDETIQSLQQRLRDAEETLQILARAKAVLEHDLAVKANSLFIDQEKCMGMRKTFPCTARLVGYI; encoded by the exons ATGGAGCTCGTTGGCTCACCCTTATCGGCAGTTCACTCCCATGTGCGACCAGCCCCCACCAACCTCCTGCCTGCCATCAGCACCATGGCTTCCAGCTACAAGAACCGTTTCCCCTACTACCCCTTATCCCAGCCACTCAGCCTGCCCTGGCTGCCCAACTCCTACTACAGGACGGCTACCAACCACCCCATGTTGGCTCCATTCTCCAGCGGCTCCCACGGGCTGCCCCCCAGCAAGATGCTCCCGTTCGTGTCCAACAGGACATCCCTTTTCACCCGCTACACCCCGGACGACTGGTACCGCTCCAACCTGACCAACTACAGGGAGTCAGAGACCTCACGGAACAACTCGGAGAACCTCAGGGTTGACACCTCCCGCCTGATCCACGACAAGTACCAGCAGACGAAGAAAACCCAAATGGAGAGCACCAAGAACCTGGGAGAACGGGTCAATGACATTGAGTTCTGGAAGTCAGAGCTCTGCCATGAGCTGGATGAGATGATTGGGGAGACCAATGCACTCACGGACATGAAGAAGCGACTGGAAAGAGCCTTGGCAGAGACAGAGGCCCCTCTGCAG GTTGCTCAGGAATGCTTACTTCACCGGGAGAAGAGGATGGGCATTGACCTAGTCCATGACAATGTGGAGAAACAGCTCTTCAAG GAGGTGGATGTGATCAGATCATGCCAGGAGAGGATGCAGCGCTACCTGGACAGAGCCAGAGCCCAGCTTGC GTCCaacagagcagcccagcacGAGGTGGAGAAGGACCTGGCTGACAAGCAGACAGCCCGCCGCATTGATGGCAAGTGCCACCACCTGCGGAACACCTCCGATGGCATCAGCTACTTCCGCGGCGTGGAGCGGGTGGATGCCAC CATCTCAGTGCCGGAATCGTGGGCCAAGTTCACGGATGACAACATCCTGCGCTCCCAAAGCGAGCGGGCGGCCTCAGCCAAGCTGCGGGAGGACATTGAGAACCTGCTGGTGGTGTCTGCCAATGAGATGTGGAACCAGTTCAACGCCGTCAATGTCGCCTTCACCAACCGCATCGCCGAGACTACCGACGCCAAGAACAAGATCCAGACCCACCTGGCCAAG ACACTGCAGGAAATCTTCCAGACTGAGATGAGCATAGAAAACATCCGTAAAGCCATCAGGGACAAAGTGCCTCCACTGAAAGTGGCTCAAACCCGGCTGGATGAGCGCACACGGAGACCCAATGTGGAGCTGTGTCGGGACAGCACTCAACTGCG ccttGTCAACGAGGTCCATGAGCTTGATGAGACCATCCAGAGCCTGCAGCAGCGGCTGAGGGATGCTGAGGAAACACTGCAGATACTGGCACGGGCCAAGGCTGTCCTGGAGCACGACCTGGCTGTCAAAGCCAACTCCCTCTTCATTGACCAGGAGAAGTGCATGGGGATGCGCAAGACCTTCCCCTGCACTGCACGGCTGGTGGGCTACATTTAA